The Brevibacillus humidisoli DNA segment TGAAAAGGCTTATCTGCCTGATCTGCGTTACGGTGGCGTCTATTTTGTCGTCGGAGATGCGGCAGCAGCAGCAGTGATCGGCAGGACGGGACCTGGTGATGAGATTCTATCCGTTCATAACGTAACGGACATCCGCACTTTTGCGCTCAGAGACCCGCATGCGGGACAGGTAATCGTGCAGGACTATTCCTACTTCATCAGCATGAGCAGGATGATACGTCGCTGCCTGCAGCAGGCAGACACATCGCTTACAGAGGTGAAGCTGTTTATCCCCACCAATACGATCACGGAGACATGGGAAAATCTGGCTAAAGTGATGAAGCTCTCTCCAGAGAGGTTTTTTACGAAATCGTTGTACACGTACGGCCATACCAACAATTGTGATCTATTGCTCAACTATGATTGGGTTGTCAATCGGGGCGGTCTTCAGCCGGGAGAACGGTATGCATTTGTCAGTATTGGCAGCGGAGGAGCGATTGGATGTGCCGTATGTAGAAAAGGATAAGCTGTTTCTTTCCCATCCCGCCGTTTGTCGCGAGTACACGGACCACCGCCAGTTGGACGGCATCGCCTACGAATGTTACAAACAGCTACGGCAGCGTTACACCGCTGGGGAACAGCAGGTTCCGTCCGAGTTGGACACAGAGCGGCTGTTTTTCCCTGACGAGCCTTGTCGGCTTGCTGCCACATTGATCCGCAGCAAACCCGACAGGGAACCTGACTACTTGATCTGCTGCTACGATTCCTATCAATTGACCAACTATATCAGTCCCGCATTGTACATTCAGCACGCGCTGGGATTTTATCGGAGCGAATCGTTTTCGGTTGCCGACATGGGGGTATTTGCTCCGCTGTTGGCATTGGAGTGGGTGAGAGCAACTCGTTCCGAAGCTTTGATGGTCTGCATGGAGCAGGTGTACGACCGGATTGAGAGTTGGGAAGGAAGGCGATATCCACGCGCCGATGCCTTGGCGATGCTATCCGTTTCTACTCGCCAGGGAGCGTATCAGGTGATTTGCTATGAACAGCAGCTGGTCGATCCAGCAGGCAGGGGAGAGGATGGGTCAATCGATGACAAAACACTTGCACGTGCCGCCTGTCAATTGATCGATACCGAGCTTGTTCGTCTGCAGCTCCCGATCAGGGACGTCACGGTCGTGGTACCTGGTTACAGTGAAAGATACGAGCAGGCTTTTTCCAGGCGCTATCCCCATGTCTATCGACGCAGCGACAGGCGCAATCTGGCAACGGCGGATGGTTTTTACTCTTTGGAAGCGATCAGTGGCACAGCGTCAGCAGCAAATCCATATGTCCTGCTTAGTCTAGCAGATCCGCGCGGCTCGGTCGGAATGCTCCTGCTGCGGAGCATGCTGCCGCCGCAGAAAGGGGGAGAGGATGGGCTTCTTTAGAGAACAACTGCGGAGTGCGCTGACCGAAAGCGTTGGGCAGCTGCGAGTGGCGTGGCTGGGAAACTTTGAAGTGGAAAACGATTGGCAGAGGGAGGGGCTGCTCTCCTTGCCCAGTGTGACCAGCAGTCCGTCACACCGCATCAACGATAGTCTATCCGAGCTCACACTGATGCTGGCCGAACCAGAAGACCTCGTATTGCTAAAGCATCCGCCCGATGAGGATTACCTGCAATATCTGGAGGAGGTAGGGTGGCAGGCGCCGATCATCGTGACGGCGGAAGCGTCAGAACTGCCGCTTGCAGAGGCGCATCTGCGGCAGCGGAGTTCGAAACAGGCGCTGCGCGCATGGGCCAAAGCAGGAGACGCCTATCTGCTGCCGCACGGTGTTTCCCGACAGGTGGAAAAGCTGACCCGATCGACCAACATCCCGTTGGCAGCAGCCGGGGAGCAGGTAAGCGCATCGGTCAACAATAAGCTGTACAGCCGCAGGTTGTGCGAACAAACAGGAATCCGACAGCCGCATGGGGTAGCGGCCCGCAGTTTGACGGAGCTGCAGCAGGGCTTTGCAGAAGTAAAACGCTTGCTGCGCACATCCCCGCTTCTGCTCAAAGAGGGTACTGGGGTTTCGGGCAAGGGAATTGTTCAGATCGATAATGAAAGTCGTTTTGAACAGATCCTGCGTCTGTTGCGGCGAGCTGCCGAAAAACAAGGAACAGAACAACTGGAGATGGTGATCGAGGAGAAGATAGCCAAAAGCACAGACATCAACTATCAGTTCCTGCTGGGACGTGATGGTACGTACACTCCTCTCTACACATTGGTAGCGTTGGTTGACCAGGGGAAACACGTCGGCCACCTGCATCCCCATCAGCTTCCGGCGTATGTTGTGCGACAAATCGAGGAAAGCATGCCGCTCGCCGCAGAGGAGTTGGCAGGCGACGGATATTACGGCATGGTTGGCGTCGATGCGCTGCTCGGCCAAGATGGGACCCTCTATCCCTGTATCGAGATTAACGCACGGTTAAACATGTCTACCTACCATGTCAAGGCATTTGAGGAATGGATTCCGCCGCAAAGCGCGGTGATTGCCCGTTCGTATTCGATCAAGAGGCAATCTCCGCTCACCTTCCGAACCCTGCGGGAGAAGCTGGATCAGCTGGTCTTCACCCGTAAAAGGGGATCAGGCATCCTCATCAATGCGTTTGCGCCAGTAAATGCCCTTCACCAACCAGGACATGTCTATACGGGCAGGTTGTACGCGATGGTGATCGGCAGCAACCGCGACGATTGCCTGCGGCTGCAGGCCCAGTTAGTCAAATGTCTTAGGGATCTGGGAACGGTCGTGCAGGGGTGATACGTGCAAAGGTGATTGGAGAAGGAATCACACCGGCTGCAACCGGATCCCCAAACAGCTACAAGGAGGGCTGAGTGATGAGCGACACATCGGTGTCAAACCAGATGATGGAGTTGGCGGAGCGTTACGGGACCCCGCTCTACGTCTACGATCTGAACAAGGTAAGAGAGCAAATCGCGACCATTGTCGATCATATGCACCCCGCTGTTCAGTTGTTTTACTCGTTGAAGGCGAATCCCAACACTACACTGGTCAGAAAAATCTACGAAACCGGAACCAACCTGGAAATCTGTTCCCTGTACGAATTGAAGGTGGCACAAGTCGCCGGGGCTTCCCCTGATCACATCCTATACCTTGGTCCCGGCAAGACGCATCAGGAGATTCGCCAGATTGTCGACTACGGTGTTCGCTACATCGTAGCCGAGTCATTGCAAGAACTGGAATTGATTAATCAAATAGCAAAAGCGGCAGGCAAAGTCGTGAAGGTCGGCGTGCGCGTCAATCCGGAAGTGGCAGTAAAAGGAGCACGCCTGCAAATGGGCGGAACCGCGCGGCAGTTTGGAATCGATGAGAAACAGTTTGGCGATGTGGTGGCGCTGATCAAACGTCTGCATCATCTACGGCTTTCCGGTATCCACACCTACCACGGTACGCGGATTCTGTCCGCTCAGGTGATTGCCGAGAACATACAATACATCCTCTCGTTTGCTGCACAAGTGATCCAACAGTATCAGCTGTCACTTGATTATGTAGGTGTAGGTGGCGGTCTCGGCGTACACTACTTCGCTGGTGAAAGCCAATTGGATGTCGCTGCCCTGGGCAGCCAGACCCGCGAGCCTATCGAAAGATTTGTGGCCAGCCACAAAGGGACAAGCATCCTGATGGAATCCGGACGCTACATCGTTGCAGAAGCCGGAACCTACCTAGTCAGCGTGCTGTACACCAAAACCTCCCAAGACATTCGTTTTGCGATTACCAACGGAGGCACCCACCACCACATGGCTGCCGGCGGTATGGGCAATGCCTTCTTAAAAAACTTCCCGATCCGAGCGTTTGTCAGCGAGCAGCGGGAAATGGAGAAGTATCACCTGTCCGGACCACTCTGTACGCCTAATGATCTGATCGGCAAGCATGTTGAACTGCCCAAACTGCGGCCAGGTGACGTGATCGGCATCCAGCGGTCAGGGGCATACGGTCTGACAGCCAGTCCTGTCTTGTTTCTCAGTCACGGGCTGCCTCGGGAAGTATTGTTTGACGGAGAGCGTGAATGGATGATTCGAGAACGTGACGAGTACATGGTACCCCGTGTACGCATCGTCAGTTAATCCATGAAACCATTGATTGCGAGGAGGCGAATCACATGACAAGGAAAATCCTAGACATTCCAAAGTATGTGGAGCAGGAGGAAACGCTGCGAACATGGACATCCTGGGTAGACAGTTTATACACCCCACTGTACGTTGCGGGTGACAACAGGCCTACACACGAACTGATGGGCATTACCGGTTTTGCCTTTCGGATGCAGATGCAAAACGAGATGATCTGCAGCAGCAGCACAGTCGTTTTCGATTGGCAGCGTGTCTTTACTGAGAGTGCGCTTCGACTAGGTTACAAGTCCAGTTTCTACTACGGACGCTTTGAGAATGCTTATCTGCCGCATGTGTCGGATCATTTTCCATTGGTTGATGATAACCGTCAGGCAATCGAGGCGATTCGTTCGTACATTGACGCGGGTAAACCCGTGATCGCTTTTGACCTGTTCCTGCCGGAATTCGGGGTGATTTACGGATATGATGACGAAAAACGGGTGCTGTACGCAATGGATGCTGCCAAGGAAGAGGGCGGGGAGTTTCCATATGAAAAACTGGGCCAAACCTACTCCTTGATCTTGTGTGTCGGAGCCCTGGACGAACCGGTAAAGATTGACCAGGCAGAAGCCCTGCGCCAAGCCCTGCAGTTTGCCGTCGATCATGCACGTGGGCGTGATATCTATGCGTCAGATTGCTACACCACAGGATTGGCCGCTTACGATTTGTGGATCAAACACCTGGAGAAAGGACCTGGTACGATCGACAAAAACGTCAATGCCTACGTTATCGCCGTTTTTGCTGACGCGAGAGCAAATGCCGTTACGTTCTTGCGTGAAGCAAGCGTGTCGGAAGCTGTGAAACCATATACGGACAATGCAGCGGCGGCTTATGAACGAGTCCACATGGAGTTAGAGCAGTTGTGCCAACGCTATCCGTTCCCGCATGGGGGGACGCTGACGGAGGAGAATCTGCGTGAGTCGATGGAGAATCTGACCAAGGCCAAGCAAGCGGAAGAAGAAGCCATCGTCAATCTGGAGAAAGCACTTGAGTTACTCTAGGAACAGGGAAGAAGAGGGAAGTGAAAACGACGGCCATACCGGTGGATGGCCGTCGTTTTATGTTTCTCGCTGCAGCAGTACCAAGCCAAGGGAGGAGATCGGGCCGGCCTGGATGAGCAGGACATACTCGCCGCGCTTGATCCGGTCTTCGACCACTGCTTCCGCAAGTGAAATCAGGCAGTCACTTGTCAGCAGATTGCAGCGGCTGGCATTGGTGCGACGGTAGACGGCAGAGCAGCCGCTGACAAGACGCTGTACGCCGGAGAAAAACGAGTCGCTGAGATGCTGCGGAACGATCAAGTCAATCTGGTCGAGACTGGTTCCGTTTGCTCCCAGGAAGCGGTCCAGCATCGATTCAAGCGCGTGCAGCAGTACTTGCTCCGTAGCAAGAAACTCTCGTCGCCCCCAATCGTACGGGTTTCCATGGGGGGATGCCCAGGTATGTGATTGGATGGCGATCACTCTCCAGTCGCCTGCCTCCGGCTGCACCAGGCAAGAGACGGCTGCATCCCCCTTTGGATAGGAGGTGAAAAAAAGGCGGGGCTGAGGGGGAGAGATCTGGTCAGCTGCAACGATGATGGAAGGGGCTGCTTCCGCCTGATCGCTTTGGGCGTAGAACTGGCTGAGCAGGTTGATTGCGGTAGCAAATGAGGCGGATCCTTGATGACTGACTGAGAAGGAAATCGACTCTTTTCTTCTGGTCAGCTTTTTTACCTTCAACACAGGTGTCAGCGTTAAACTGGGAACAGTCGTCTCATGCGCATAGAGCAGGTAGGCGGTCCTCATCTGCTGCTGCCCGGCAAGCGTGGCTTCCACGCATTGAACAGCGAGATCGACTGCTGTTGTTTCGCCGACGACTACCGGTATCTGTTCTGATCTGTACAGGTTCGCGTCACTCTCCATCAAGCGATTGGCGAGAAGAAGCCCGTACTCATGGTAGAGCGCATGAAGTGCGGAATGTAGATGATCAGCTTCATCTTTTCCGTCTTGCTGCGTGATCATGTCCGCCCGGATCAGTCCCTCCAATGGCTGCTGCTGTGGTACCGTCGTACTGATCCGAGACAGATACAAGCTCTGTTTGGAACCCATGCTGGACACCTCCCTCAATACTGAAACACGCTGCAGCCAAACGTACCGCCCATCCCAGCTGTAAGGATCAGGTAGTAGTCGCCTGGCCGAAGCAGATTCTCTGCTAGGCCCCGTTCCAGATTGAGGATCGGATCGGCATTGTGACAGTGACCCACCTCCGACAGCGTTGGGTAATAGAACAGCTCGTGCGGCATGTTAAGTGCACGGGCAACCCGAAGCCAGGTGGTTTGATTCAGATTGCTGGGAAAGATACAGCGGATCTGTTCCGGATCAAGCCGGCATCCACGCAGTGCGGTACGCAGGAGCTTGATTAGTCCGAACGTGAAGGTCTGCTGAAACAAGGCGTAATCAGCTGGGGAAGATGCCGGACCGTCATAGATGGTCGCTTCACTATGTAAGAAGGTGCGGATCAAGCGACTACGCTTTGCATCGCGGGTGAGGTAAACGGCGACCGCTGCATCCCCTGCCATCGAGCTGTCCAGCAGATACCGCTCTTGCGGAATGAACATTTTGTCTGCTGTCATCAGCAGTACACCTGGCGATGAGGGGGTTTGTTGCAGCCATTGGTTGGCGAGAAAGAACAGCAGGTTGATGGATGCACAATTCATCTGGGCTGCTGACATCGTTTGCGCCTCATGCAGTTGTCGAGACAGCCGCCATTCACTAAGTGGATCGTATAGATAAGGCGCGAAGGGGTTTAACGTATGCGTAAACAAAATCTGGCCGATGTTGGTTGGCTGCACGTCATGATTTGCTAGAAGCGAATCGGCAGCCGCGGTCATCATGGAAGCTGCTGTTTGCCTTGGTTCAATCGCGATGAATGCCAGCTTGTGATCGTACAGCAGACGATCCACTTGGGTGGCGCTGATCCTTACCTCACTCTGCAGTTCTCGCAGGTGACAGCGCTGTTCGGGCACATAGCTGCCAATCGCTTCAATCCCTGTCATCCCATTCACCTCTACTTTCCTTCGCTTCTTCCCTGTACAACAACGCATACGTATCTTCATTCTCGGCCAATCGACAGGATCCGTACATAGCGCCACTGTTAGGAGTGGGTTAGTCGGATGATACGACAAAACCACAGCCGATTAACAGTCAAAATATGTATAAAGTTTCCCTGTTTTGTATCATGGTGTTAGGACATGCGGCGCACGCGAAGCGTCTGCATGGGGAGACCAGTTTGATGCAGAGGAGAGGAAAGAATTGAACGAAACAGTACAAGAAGTAGTGGGAGTATTGGCGGCTCTGCTTGACATCAATCCCGACTCGATTTCAGAAGAAGATCAACTATACGACGGCTTGGGATTGGACTCGACGAAGATTATCGATTTGCTGCTGCAATTGGAGATCACATGCGGGATCGAGTTCGACATGGAGGAGCTGGAACCAGAAGATTTAGAGACAGTGAAAAGCCTGTCCGCATGTATCGATGCACACAAGAGAGCAACGTAAGCATAGTAATGGAGAAAAAACACGAACATATGTTTGTGTTTTCTGCTATAATGGGAATGTCGGTGAACATAAAATGGATATAAATGTAAAACAACTGCATATAAAATGACATAATTCTTCCACTACCCGCAATTGTCAAAAAAACTAGAATTTAAATCAAAATAAACAGATTTCTAAATATGTAATCTATGTAAAATATGGAGTAAGCATACAAGGTGATTTTTTCGACAAGTGCAAATATCGAAGAAAGGAATGATCATTCATGAATGCACTGGTTGTTGTATCAAAAAAGCAATCGGAAGATTTGCAGTGCGAGTTCATCCATTCCTTGTCAGAAAAAGCAGAAGTCTTGGTCTTGGAGGACTTCCGGGGGGTAAAGGATGCCGTCTCCAAACAAAAGTACAGAGTAGTTATCTTAATGACGTATGGCGACTCGTTTCCGGAATCCTGGAAGATGACGGAACTGCAGGTCGACTGTCCGACCGTTATCCTGACCAACGCCAAGAACATCAACCTGTTTTCCATCCAGTCATTCATCGAATCGTTTGAAGAGAACGACACCCCCGATATCGACAACCCCTTGTTCCGCAAATCGCTTAAATACATCGAGGAGAACCTGCATGAGAACGATTTGTCGCTGACCAAGGTAGCGTCGTTTATCTATGTCAGTCGTTGTCATTATTCTCGCATGTTCAACAAGTATCTGGGTACCGGCTTTAAGGAATACATCATGACCAAGCGAATTCAACGAGCGAAACTGCTCTTGAAAAAAGGACAGCCTGTGACAGAAGTATGCTACTCCGTAGGATACAACGATTTGACACATTTCTCCAGAGTATTCCGTAAACTCGTGGGTGTCAATCCGTCTACCTACCGTCTGTCCAATCGGAAAGTATCATACAGTGGAGGGAAACAATGAACAAAAGATGGATCGGCAGTTTGACCGCAGCAATTATCATCGCAGGTGGAATCGGCGGCTATTGGTACTGGCAGACTCCGTATGCGCTGCCCGAGATTTCCGAGACCATCACGCAGGAACAACTAAACCTGGTCTTTGCAGAAGAACAGGAGGTGGCATCTCGCAAGATGGACAAGCAGGAGGCGGAACGCGGCCTGCCGCAATCGATGGACCGCCTTGAGCCGGATCAGGCACCATACGCCTATTACTACGGCTTGTCATTGCTGGAGGAAGATCGGGAGCAGGCACTCGCGTACTTGGGAGCAGCTGTACAAGCTGTCCCAACCAATCTGGTCTACAGTACGGATTACCGGATCGCGTTGACTCGGGAGAACGGTTATCAGGAGGCGCTCGATTTTTTTGCTGCACTTGATCAAAACGTTCCGGAAGTGAAGCTGCAGACGGCCCTGGTATACGTGGACATGCTCCAGGAAAAAGGGGTAGGGACCGCATGGCTTGGGCAGCGTTCCACGCTGTCGATCCGGGAACTAAACCAGATATTGGAGCAAAATCCAAATGATTGGCTTGCTCACTACGCACGTGGTCTAAACAATCTGTATTGGCCGTCCGGATTGCAGCGGATCGACAAAGCTGTACAGGATTTGTCGTTCTGTCTGGCAGCGTTAAAGCAGCTTGGAGATCAATCGTTCCCGTTCTGGCCGCAGCTGTACGAAGCGTACGGTGATGCACTGGTAAAGAGTGGGGATACGTCAGCCGGTTATGCTGTATGGAAAGACGGGCTCCGTCATTATCCTGATGCGGAAGGCTTGAAACAGCGAGTTGATGCTGGCGAGGAACAAGCGATGGAACTGGTAAAGCAAATCCGGGGTATTGACAGTTTTCAACCACCGGCGCCAGAGATTACGGATCTGAGTATCATCTGGAACCAGAAAGCTGACGAGAGTTGAGGAGATGAGCTTTGAGTGAAATCGTCGTAACCGGAGTCGGTACAGTCACGTCGATTGGCGAAAACACGGAAGAGGTTTGGCAGGGTTTGCTGACCGGCCGGTCCGGTGCCAAACAAATCACCAGTTTTTCCGTAGATGAACACCAGAACAAGTATGGATGTGAAATGGAGCGAATCCCACCAACTGTCTTGCCGGTCGATTTGGATGGATTGGGACGTGCTACCAGAATCGTGCTACCGGCCCTGGAAGAAGCATTGGGAGATGCTGGATTGTCCCCAGAGGATCTGGCTGCTTGTCGAACAGGGGTGTCGATCGGTACAACGATGGGTGAGATAGAACCCCTGGAAGAAGCGATGATGCAAAAGGGAACAGCGCGAGAAGGTGGGCCGCACGTTATTGTTGAGAACATTGTACGAATATTCGGAATTAACGGTCCCCTTTGGACGATTACCAATGCTTGTGCAGCGGGCAATCTGGCGACAGCTAGAGCGATGGACGAACTGATCAGTGGACGGGCCGATATCATGATCGCCGGCGGTGTAGACGCCTTCTCTTGGGCCGCCTTCACCGGTTTCAGCAGTTTGCGCGCGATGACCCCTGAGCTGTGCCGGCCGTTCGATATCAACAGACAAGGTTTGATCCTGGGTGAAGGGGCAGGGCTGATGATTCTGGAGCGGGCGGATCACGCAGAGAAGCGGTCAGCTCGAATCCGCGCCCGTTTGCTAGGATATGCGATGAACTGCGACGCTCACCACATCACGCAGCCAGACCCAGCGGCCCAAGGAGCTGCGCGAGCGATGGAGGAGGCCCTAAAACGGGCAGGAATTGGCAAGGAAGCAATCGGGTATGTCAGTGCTCATGGTACCGGAACCCCTGCCAACGACCGGATGGAAGCAGAGGCGCTGCGTACCGTCTTTGGCGAGGCGGCCGAGGCGTTGCCAGTAAGTTCGATCAAGGGACACATCGGTCATACGCTGGGAGCTGCCAGTGCGATCGAGGCAGTTGCCTGCGTAAAAGCACTGGAGAGTGGAGTGCTGCCGCCGACGATCAACCTGCAGCAGCAGGACCCGGCCTGCAACGTTCAAGTGATTGCCAACAAGCCGCTGGCAAGACAAGTGAGATACATGCTGTCCAACGCATACGCTTTTGGCGGGATCAACTCTTCGCTGGTACTTGGCCGGGCGGACTAACAATGCTGAAGAGGTGTGTAGATGCTCAATCTTAAGTCGACCAATCGCGGTCCAATCACCAAATGGTCGGATTACAAGCTGGACCCGCGATATCCGCTTCTGCTGTTCCTGATTACTTTTGCTGTGGCCGGTCAGGTCTATCTGGGCTTCTTCCAGCGATGGGATGCAATCTTTACCTCTCTCGTCTGCACAGTGGGGACGGAACTGGTGCTGGTGCGTCTGCTTCACAAAAAGTGGGTCTTTCCACTCAGTGCCGTGATTACAGGGATTGGCGTCAGCCTTCTGCTCAGCTCCTACCTGCTGTGGCCCTATGCCTTGGCGTCCGTGCTATCTATCGTCTTGAAGTTTCTGATTCGTTACAAAGGGTCGCACATCTTCAATCCCAACAACGTGTCGCTCGTGCTGGTCCTCTTCTTTCTGCCCGACTTCGCTGTCAGTACACCGAAACAGTGGACCAATGGGTACGAAGTGATGATCTTTATTCTCTGTCTGGGGATGATCGTCAGCTATCTGGCAAATCGCCATGATACGGTGATTGCCTTTCTGTCTGGATTTACCTTGTTCGCTCTGGGGCGACACTACTTTTTCGACACACCGCTGTGGTTTGCCCTGGGACCGCTGTTAGGGGCATCTTTGCAGCTGTTTACCTTCTTTATGATCACCGATCCCAAGACGACACCCAACAGCCGTCCCGCACGCGTCGTGTTTGCCATTCTGATCGCGCTGTTTGACGCCATCCTGCGTCTGTTTGATGTCAACAACCAGCAGTTTTACGCGGTCTTTTTGCTGGCTGTTTTTGTAGGCATCCCGTATCGCTGGTGGATGTCGCGGAAGTTCGCGCAGATGGCAGAACAACAGACGGGATGATGGGTGATGGAGCGACTGTCCAACAAATCGTCTGGTTGGCCCGCTTCAGCGCGTACGTATTGTAGGTGCAAACGAATCACGCCAAAGAGGTGTTTCCATGTTCAATCTGAAGTCCGCTGCCAAGCGGCCGATTACGGTATGGAGCGATTACAAGGTTGATCCGCGGTATTTCTTGCTGCTTTTTCTGGCCAGTTTTGCGATTGCCGGCCAAATCTATCTGGGCTTCTTCCAGCGGTGGGATGCGATCATCGTTTCCTTGCTCTGCACGGTCTCAACGGAACTTCTGCTGGGACGGATCTTCCATAAAAAGTGGCAGTTCCCGTTAAGTGCGATTATCACAGGGATCGGAGTTAGTCTGCTGGTCAGTTCCTATCTGCTCTGGCCTTATGCGCTGACAGCGGTTCTGTCCATCCTGTTCAAATACCTGATTCGCTATAAGGGTGGACACGTCTTTAATCCCAACAATGTGGCGCTGGTGCTGATTCTTTATTTTCTGCCGGAATACGCGGTCAGTACGCCCAAACAGTGGACTAACGCGTACGAGGTGATGCTGTTCATCCTCTGTCTGGGTTTGTTTGTCAGTTATCTCGCAAACCGGCATTACGCTGCGCTGACCTTTTTATCCGGTTTTACCCTGTTGGCGCTGATCCGGCACTACGTGTTTGGTGCGCCGCTGCTGGCAGCCTTGGGGCCACTGCTGGGTGCTTCGCTGCAGCTGTTTACCTTCTTCATGATTACCGATCCCAAAACAACGCCCAGCAGCAGGGGAGGACAAGTCATCTATGCGCTGATCATCGCGCTGTTCGATGCGGCCTTTCGGATCAACCAATTCGCCAATCCGCAGTTCTACGCCGTTTTCCTGGTGTCGATCCTCGTGGTGATTCCGTATCGATGGTGGGTGGCGCGCAAAAGTGAGCAGGCGACTGGACAGAACGCGAGATGAGGAGGCATACACATGCAAGATCTGTACGTGACCGGTGTGGAGGTACTGACCGCTCATGGCTTGGGCACGAGCCAGCTGCCAGACATTGAGAACCTGTCCAGTCTGGCTGGGACGACGGTCCCCGACTTGTCTCCAGCTGCATATGGCTACAAGGGGTTAAAACGATTGTCCCGGGCTTCTCGTCTGAGTTGCCTGGCGATTGGACAGGCATTGCAGGAGGTTGGGTTAGACCTGTCGCGGGGCAGAAAAAGCGCTGATTCGCGAACCGGTTTCCTAGTCGGGTCCAATCACTCCAATCTGGACGCAATCGCTGAGCTGTACCATGAATCGCAAACCTATGGTCCTCGGAAGGTGAATCCAGGGATCTTTCCTGAGACTGTCTTGAATGTGATCGGTGGCCATGCCGCCATCTACTTCGGGTTGTCCGGGGTAAACGTAACGATTTCCAATGGTCGTGATACGGGGATCAAAAGCCTCGCTTACGCGTGTTCCCTGCTGAGAGAAGAGCAGCTGGCACGCGTAGTGGTGGCGATTGTCAACTTGCTGCCTCCCGATGTGTTTGAGACAGCCGTACGGGCGTCGCTGCCGTCCTTTGAATCGGTTGTCGTGCTTGTGCTGGAAAGCGGGGAAGAGTCAAGCCGCCGCAGACGTCTAGCAAAACTGGATGTCCAGCGTGCAGCAGAGACGGGCAGCTCTGTCGGGGGACAACTGGTTTCGGCCGAACACGCAGTACTGGCGTCGGCGATCGCGCTGCGGGAACTGACGTCGGGCAGCCAATCAACCATCCGGCTGCTTTCCTCTTGCTGTACCGAGGGGGATTACTTGATCACCCTTGAAGCCGCAAGGGAGAATCTTCACACGAACTGGCCTGTGCCGGATGTCGGCACTTTGAGAAATGGAGTTGAGTTGGATGAGAAGCGCTGACGCTCTGGTCACAGGCACGAGCATGCTCTGCTCGCTGGGAGTTGGCAACGAAGCGGTTTGGGAAGGTGTCTCGTCGCAGAAGCAAACGCG contains these protein-coding regions:
- a CDS encoding 3-oxoacyl-[acyl-carrier-protein] synthase III C-terminal domain-containing protein, whose protein sequence is MLYLKHVSVNVPQSRMTLEQIRDLDGIETTDVEALKRRGYTSVPVDEADTSLDLIGAVLDQLLSQSEIHPRQVRYVIMPYLYNAFPYKYDMSGELRKRYGLSRATFFSVRDLLCSNWLMGLKVGGTLLERSDDEDDVIILLTCEKAYLPDLRYGGVYFVVGDAAAAAVIGRTGPGDEILSVHNVTDIRTFALRDPHAGQVIVQDYSYFISMSRMIRRCLQQADTSLTEVKLFIPTNTITETWENLAKVMKLSPERFFTKSLYTYGHTNNCDLLLNYDWVVNRGGLQPGERYAFVSIGSGGAIGCAVCRKG
- a CDS encoding ATP-grasp domain-containing protein, which gives rise to MGFFREQLRSALTESVGQLRVAWLGNFEVENDWQREGLLSLPSVTSSPSHRINDSLSELTLMLAEPEDLVLLKHPPDEDYLQYLEEVGWQAPIIVTAEASELPLAEAHLRQRSSKQALRAWAKAGDAYLLPHGVSRQVEKLTRSTNIPLAAAGEQVSASVNNKLYSRRLCEQTGIRQPHGVAARSLTELQQGFAEVKRLLRTSPLLLKEGTGVSGKGIVQIDNESRFEQILRLLRRAAEKQGTEQLEMVIEEKIAKSTDINYQFLLGRDGTYTPLYTLVALVDQGKHVGHLHPHQLPAYVVRQIEESMPLAAEELAGDGYYGMVGVDALLGQDGTLYPCIEINARLNMSTYHVKAFEEWIPPQSAVIARSYSIKRQSPLTFRTLREKLDQLVFTRKRGSGILINAFAPVNALHQPGHVYTGRLYAMVIGSNRDDCLRLQAQLVKCLRDLGTVVQG
- a CDS encoding alanine racemase; this encodes MSDTSVSNQMMELAERYGTPLYVYDLNKVREQIATIVDHMHPAVQLFYSLKANPNTTLVRKIYETGTNLEICSLYELKVAQVAGASPDHILYLGPGKTHQEIRQIVDYGVRYIVAESLQELELINQIAKAAGKVVKVGVRVNPEVAVKGARLQMGGTARQFGIDEKQFGDVVALIKRLHHLRLSGIHTYHGTRILSAQVIAENIQYILSFAAQVIQQYQLSLDYVGVGGGLGVHYFAGESQLDVAALGSQTREPIERFVASHKGTSILMESGRYIVAEAGTYLVSVLYTKTSQDIRFAITNGGTHHHMAAGGMGNAFLKNFPIRAFVSEQREMEKYHLSGPLCTPNDLIGKHVELPKLRPGDVIGIQRSGAYGLTASPVLFLSHGLPREVLFDGEREWMIRERDEYMVPRVRIVS
- a CDS encoding BtrH N-terminal domain-containing protein — protein: MTRKILDIPKYVEQEETLRTWTSWVDSLYTPLYVAGDNRPTHELMGITGFAFRMQMQNEMICSSSTVVFDWQRVFTESALRLGYKSSFYYGRFENAYLPHVSDHFPLVDDNRQAIEAIRSYIDAGKPVIAFDLFLPEFGVIYGYDDEKRVLYAMDAAKEEGGEFPYEKLGQTYSLILCVGALDEPVKIDQAEALRQALQFAVDHARGRDIYASDCYTTGLAAYDLWIKHLEKGPGTIDKNVNAYVIAVFADARANAVTFLREASVSEAVKPYTDNAAAAYERVHMELEQLCQRYPFPHGGTLTEENLRESMENLTKAKQAEEEAIVNLEKALELL
- a CDS encoding 3-oxoacyl-[acyl-carrier-protein] synthase III C-terminal domain-containing protein gives rise to the protein MTGIEAIGSYVPEQRCHLRELQSEVRISATQVDRLLYDHKLAFIAIEPRQTAASMMTAAADSLLANHDVQPTNIGQILFTHTLNPFAPYLYDPLSEWRLSRQLHEAQTMSAAQMNCASINLLFFLANQWLQQTPSSPGVLLMTADKMFIPQERYLLDSSMAGDAAVAVYLTRDAKRSRLIRTFLHSEATIYDGPASSPADYALFQQTFTFGLIKLLRTALRGCRLDPEQIRCIFPSNLNQTTWLRVARALNMPHELFYYPTLSEVGHCHNADPILNLERGLAENLLRPGDYYLILTAGMGGTFGCSVFQY
- a CDS encoding acyl carrier protein → MNETVQEVVGVLAALLDINPDSISEEDQLYDGLGLDSTKIIDLLLQLEITCGIEFDMEELEPEDLETVKSLSACIDAHKRAT